A stretch of Microbacterium caowuchunii DNA encodes these proteins:
- a CDS encoding LysR family transcriptional regulator: MANGDPDLNLLIALRALLEEANVTRAGERIGLGQSTMSSALARLRTVFQDELLVRVGRDYELTPLAREILPQVQLTLPLLAQALGQDELFDPATSRRRFSIQISDYAAIELRPLFDLASAAAPGVRFDFLKLPPEPTDAERHLLAHDFVVLTPGIGIHAEGFEVLRDEYVVVADRDNPRVADGTISEADFLASPFIRCDFGRAHVMPIERRLHELDLHPRVRVTTSTLVSVPLIVGGTDLIGLVPRRLVERNAAVTGTVAIPTPFDPVELILRMWWHPAHTHDPAHAWFRELAARTLAPGATVPS; the protein is encoded by the coding sequence GTGGCTAACGGTGATCCGGATCTGAACCTGCTCATCGCGCTGCGCGCCCTCTTGGAGGAGGCGAACGTCACCCGGGCGGGTGAACGCATCGGCCTCGGCCAGTCGACCATGTCCTCGGCCCTGGCCCGGTTGCGCACGGTGTTCCAGGACGAGTTGCTCGTCCGGGTGGGCCGGGACTACGAGCTCACCCCGCTGGCCCGCGAGATCCTGCCCCAGGTCCAGCTCACGCTGCCCCTGCTCGCGCAGGCGCTGGGGCAGGACGAGCTCTTCGACCCGGCCACCAGCCGGCGCCGCTTCAGCATCCAGATCTCCGACTACGCGGCGATCGAGCTGCGCCCGCTGTTCGACCTGGCCTCCGCCGCCGCACCGGGCGTCCGGTTCGATTTCCTGAAACTGCCCCCCGAGCCGACGGATGCCGAGCGGCACCTGCTCGCCCATGACTTCGTCGTGCTGACCCCGGGTATCGGCATCCACGCGGAGGGGTTCGAGGTGCTCCGCGACGAGTACGTCGTGGTCGCGGACCGCGACAACCCCCGTGTGGCCGACGGCACGATCTCGGAGGCGGACTTCCTCGCGAGCCCCTTCATCCGCTGCGACTTCGGCCGAGCGCACGTCATGCCGATCGAGCGCCGGCTGCATGAACTGGACCTGCACCCCCGCGTGCGGGTGACCACGTCCACCCTCGTCTCCGTCCCGTTGATCGTCGGCGGGACCGACCTCATCGGACTGGTCCCCCGTCGCCTCGTGGAGCGGAACGCGGCGGTGACCGGGACGGTCGCCATCCCCACGCCGTTCGACCCGGTCGAGCTGATCCTGCGCATGTGGTGGCACCCCGCCCACACGCACGATCCCGCCCACGCGTGGTTCCGCGAACTCGCCGCCCGGACGCTCGCCCCGGGCGCGACCGTGCCTTCCTGA
- a CDS encoding FAD-dependent oxidoreductase, with amino-acid sequence MRCRTRKWETKMSVRNVLIVGGGFTGLTAAIALAQRDVKVTLVERAKAWARVGHGLTIQGNALRVFRELGVLDEILEKGQPENSLTLYFADGRVMAEMPTPRTGGEDLPATIGALRPDLHEILVQKAESLGVEIRLGRELVSFDQQADSATSVLSDGTTETWDLIIVAEGIKSKTRPALGITEDRAPSGLGIWRAVTSRLPEMTGGIAYPFEDDGGAYKVGYTPVSADQCYIFVLCRPERTDNGLPDWQEVKRLMANFHGPFDYLRESITEDTFLNFQEIEWIFATDTWHQGRVVALGEVVHAVPPLIAQGAAQCVEDSLLFAEYVTQEGDLEELLNAFEARRIPRVKGVVDASLQLAHWELNPGTPGADPGRVMGQALMALVPAP; translated from the coding sequence GTGCGGTGTCGCACCCGGAAGTGGGAGACGAAGATGTCGGTTCGGAATGTGCTCATCGTCGGCGGTGGATTCACCGGCCTCACCGCCGCGATCGCGCTGGCACAGCGCGACGTGAAAGTGACCCTGGTGGAGCGCGCCAAGGCGTGGGCCCGCGTCGGTCACGGCCTGACCATCCAGGGCAACGCCCTGCGGGTGTTCCGCGAGCTCGGCGTCCTGGACGAGATCCTCGAGAAGGGCCAGCCGGAGAACTCCCTCACCCTCTACTTCGCGGACGGCCGGGTGATGGCGGAGATGCCGACCCCGCGCACCGGCGGCGAGGACCTGCCCGCGACCATCGGCGCCCTGCGCCCCGATCTGCACGAGATCCTCGTGCAGAAGGCCGAGTCGCTCGGCGTGGAGATCCGCCTCGGCCGCGAACTGGTCTCGTTCGACCAGCAGGCGGACTCCGCCACCTCCGTGCTCTCCGACGGCACGACCGAGACGTGGGACCTCATCATCGTCGCCGAGGGGATCAAGTCCAAGACGCGTCCCGCGCTCGGCATCACCGAGGACCGCGCACCCTCGGGGCTGGGCATCTGGCGAGCGGTCACCTCGCGTCTTCCCGAGATGACCGGCGGGATCGCCTACCCGTTCGAGGACGACGGCGGCGCCTACAAGGTGGGCTACACCCCGGTGAGCGCCGACCAGTGCTACATCTTCGTGCTCTGCCGACCGGAGCGCACGGACAACGGCCTGCCGGACTGGCAGGAGGTCAAGCGCCTCATGGCGAACTTCCACGGCCCGTTCGACTACCTGCGCGAGTCGATCACCGAGGACACCTTCCTGAACTTCCAGGAGATCGAGTGGATCTTCGCGACGGACACCTGGCACCAGGGGCGTGTCGTCGCACTCGGCGAGGTCGTGCACGCGGTTCCGCCGCTGATCGCCCAGGGCGCCGCGCAGTGCGTGGAGGACTCCCTGCTGTTCGCGGAGTACGTCACCCAGGAGGGCGACCTCGAGGAACTGCTGAACGCGTTCGAGGCGCGCCGCATCCCGCGGGTGAAGGGCGTCGTCGACGCCTCCCTGCAGCTCGCGCACTGGGAGCTGAACCCGGGCACCCCCGGTGCCGACCCCGGACGCGTCATGGGTCAGGCGCTGATGGCGCTGGTCCCGGCTCCGTGA
- a CDS encoding cupin domain-containing protein gives MSRFRTPRRIVTGHDAAGVSVVVSDAPVPVTRELPQDGVAFHEVWETAGAPAAIGAAFTDPTIGEITVPPPVRGTRIRINEFLPGHLDARGLQSPVHRTESIDYGIVLEGEITLVLDDSEVTARAGDIVVQRGTDHAWANRGEDVARVAFILVDGCFGADVLEVLPEDVRDGLMLHGPQG, from the coding sequence GTGAGCCGGTTCCGCACCCCGCGTCGCATCGTCACCGGGCACGACGCGGCGGGGGTCTCGGTCGTCGTCAGCGACGCCCCCGTCCCCGTCACGCGGGAGCTCCCCCAGGACGGGGTGGCCTTCCACGAGGTGTGGGAGACGGCCGGTGCACCGGCGGCGATCGGCGCGGCCTTCACCGACCCGACGATCGGGGAGATCACCGTCCCGCCGCCCGTCCGGGGCACCCGCATCCGGATCAACGAGTTCCTGCCGGGGCACCTCGACGCCCGCGGCCTCCAGTCGCCCGTGCACCGCACCGAATCGATCGACTACGGCATCGTGCTGGAGGGGGAGATCACCCTCGTGCTCGACGACAGCGAGGTCACCGCGCGCGCCGGCGACATCGTCGTCCAGCGGGGCACCGACCACGCGTGGGCCAACCGCGGCGAGGACGTCGCCCGGGTGGCGTTCATCCTCGTGGACGGATGCTTCGGCGCGGACGTGCTCGAGGTGCTCCCCGAGGACGTCCGCGACGGGCTGATGCTGCACGGACCCCAGGGCTGA
- a CDS encoding VOC family protein: MHVDHIGVSVGDLDAQRDWYQRAFGFPTARPFEIAPVGLRGVFLLGPDDIAIELLERRGSASVRGAAATPPDALLDRGWAHVCLRVDDLDAAFAQVVAAGATILTPPGDSPEPGVRFAFVTDPEGNLIELLDRPGPVRA, from the coding sequence ATGCACGTCGACCACATCGGTGTCTCCGTCGGGGACCTGGACGCGCAGCGGGACTGGTACCAGCGCGCCTTCGGCTTCCCGACGGCGCGGCCGTTCGAGATCGCGCCGGTCGGCCTGCGGGGCGTCTTCCTCCTGGGTCCCGACGACATCGCCATCGAGCTGCTGGAGCGGCGCGGTTCGGCCTCCGTCCGCGGTGCCGCCGCGACGCCGCCGGACGCGCTGCTGGACCGCGGCTGGGCGCACGTGTGCCTGCGGGTGGACGACCTCGACGCCGCGTTCGCCCAGGTGGTCGCCGCCGGCGCCACCATCCTCACCCCGCCCGGGGATTCGCCCGAACCCGGGGTGCGCTTCGCTTTCGTCACCGACCCGGAAGGCAATCTCATCGAACTCCTGGACCGTCCCGGACCGGTGCGCGCATGA
- a CDS encoding SDR family NAD(P)-dependent oxidoreductase: MIAASSPQGAGGVALPGLSGNLFVVTGAAGGQGAQEALLLAANGADVIAADVREDAPDLRAAADGLPGSVTYRRLDVTSEEAWQDLADSLAGRAVKGLVNNAGVTQRTRIGDVVREDWDRVLSINVTGPMLGIQALLPLMGPGSSIVNIGSAAGLTGHYTAAYTTSKWALRGLTHSCVTELGPRGIRVNIVHPGYIRTEMTADAPAPFLDANVTIAPLHRGGEPEEVANVVVFLLSDAAAYVTGAEIGVDGGQFRSGVATFLSEAVRSAQHPTASALPH, encoded by the coding sequence ATGATCGCGGCATCCTCCCCGCAGGGCGCGGGCGGCGTCGCGCTTCCGGGGCTCTCCGGCAACCTCTTCGTCGTCACCGGTGCCGCCGGGGGCCAGGGCGCGCAGGAGGCGCTCCTGCTCGCCGCGAACGGTGCCGACGTCATCGCCGCCGATGTACGGGAGGACGCCCCCGACCTGCGGGCCGCGGCGGACGGCCTGCCGGGGTCGGTGACCTACCGGCGCCTGGACGTGACGTCCGAGGAGGCGTGGCAGGACCTCGCCGACTCCCTGGCCGGGCGTGCGGTGAAGGGACTCGTCAACAATGCCGGCGTGACCCAGCGCACCCGCATCGGCGACGTCGTCCGCGAGGACTGGGACCGCGTCCTCTCGATCAACGTCACCGGCCCCATGCTGGGCATCCAGGCCCTCCTCCCGCTCATGGGCCCGGGTTCCTCGATCGTGAACATCGGCTCCGCCGCAGGGCTCACCGGGCATTACACCGCCGCGTACACGACCAGCAAGTGGGCGCTGCGCGGCCTCACCCACTCGTGCGTGACGGAGCTCGGGCCCCGCGGCATCCGAGTGAACATCGTCCACCCGGGGTACATCCGCACCGAGATGACCGCCGACGCGCCCGCACCCTTCCTGGACGCCAACGTGACGATCGCGCCGCTGCACCGCGGCGGCGAGCCCGAAGAGGTCGCCAACGTCGTGGTGTTCCTGCTCTCGGATGCGGCCGCCTACGTCACCGGCGCCGAGATCGGCGTGGACGGCGGGCAATTCCGCTCCGGCGTCGCCACCTTCCTCTCCGAGGCGGTGCGCTCCGCGCAGCATCCCACCGCGTCCGCACTCCCCCACTGA
- a CDS encoding alpha/beta fold hydrolase, with protein sequence MFMYYPTNYVWSMAVVASLNNGGFIDEVDKAARPVLEASQQGDDVGTELLYASWKAVADRLLAAAQTDEARGWKLSASDKYYRAALYTSQSERLQSPKWEGRKAAYQQSIDLLLKHVELGGVPLTTVDVPYKGDDAPAGSALPGYFYRAPGDGPRPLIVMWNGLDSTKEMMYTSRFPQQMARRGISVLMMDPPGSGEALRMRDLHARYDTEVWAASVMDWVEENAAELGVDPKKVGLVGWSLGGYYVPRAAAFEKRIALAVAWGANYDWAAVQEARRRREGENPVPHYWDHVYWVFGASDEADFLEKTKNMRLEGVVDKITVPFLVTHGEGDRQIPVKYAYDEYEAAVNSPKRELRIFTQAEGGAEHIGIDNLEYVGEFTADWIAETFAELG encoded by the coding sequence ATGTTCATGTACTACCCGACCAACTACGTGTGGAGCATGGCGGTCGTCGCCTCGCTCAACAACGGTGGCTTCATCGACGAGGTCGACAAGGCCGCCCGCCCCGTGCTCGAGGCGTCCCAGCAGGGCGACGACGTGGGTACCGAGCTGCTGTACGCCTCCTGGAAGGCCGTCGCCGACCGCCTCCTCGCCGCCGCCCAGACCGACGAGGCACGCGGCTGGAAGCTCTCCGCATCCGACAAGTACTACCGCGCGGCGCTGTACACCTCGCAGTCCGAGCGACTGCAGTCCCCGAAGTGGGAGGGCCGCAAGGCCGCGTACCAGCAGTCGATCGACCTGCTGCTCAAGCACGTGGAACTCGGCGGCGTGCCGCTGACCACGGTGGACGTGCCCTACAAGGGCGACGACGCGCCGGCCGGGTCCGCCCTGCCGGGCTACTTCTACCGGGCGCCCGGGGACGGGCCGCGTCCGCTCATCGTGATGTGGAACGGCCTCGATTCCACCAAGGAGATGATGTACACCTCCCGGTTCCCGCAGCAGATGGCCCGCCGGGGCATCTCGGTGCTGATGATGGACCCGCCCGGATCCGGTGAGGCGCTGCGCATGCGGGACCTGCACGCCCGGTACGACACCGAGGTGTGGGCCGCATCCGTCATGGACTGGGTCGAGGAGAACGCCGCGGAGCTCGGCGTCGACCCGAAGAAGGTCGGCCTGGTCGGCTGGTCGCTCGGGGGCTACTACGTCCCGCGCGCCGCCGCGTTCGAGAAGCGCATCGCCCTCGCCGTCGCGTGGGGCGCGAACTACGACTGGGCCGCCGTCCAGGAGGCGCGTCGCCGCCGCGAGGGCGAGAACCCCGTGCCGCACTACTGGGACCACGTCTACTGGGTGTTCGGCGCGAGCGACGAGGCGGACTTCCTCGAGAAGACGAAGAACATGCGCCTGGAGGGCGTGGTCGACAAGATCACCGTGCCCTTCCTGGTGACCCACGGCGAGGGTGACCGGCAGATCCCGGTGAAGTACGCGTACGACGAGTACGAGGCCGCGGTGAACTCCCCCAAGCGCGAGCTGCGCATCTTCACCCAGGCGGAGGGCGGCGCCGAGCACATCGGCATCGACAACCTGGAGTACGTCGGCGAGTTCACCGCCGACTGGATCGCGGAGACGTTCGCCGAGCTCGGCTGA
- a CDS encoding fumarylacetoacetate hydrolase family protein: MKIARWDHEGATGEGFVSEGAVIPFPDALTVAEVLRGGVAAARSLFERARQETGVPLAEVRLLAPLVPTTIRDFVAFEEHVEGVSAGVEGKSDVPAEWHEAPTFYFTNPHTVRATGDVVAVPETRRLDFELELAAVIGGVDGSTGENLDVDAAASHIFGYTVMNDWSARDLQAREMKVRLGPAKGKDFGMTLGPWIVTADELDPYLDGEGFLAVRAEVYVNGALVGEDLVSNMGWPFPELVAYAARNSVVVPGDVLGSGTVGNGGCLGELWGRGSALPPLEPGDEVRMLIEGVGEIVNVVGERVPAPAIPRARTRPRLRHR; this comes from the coding sequence ATGAAGATCGCACGGTGGGACCACGAGGGAGCGACGGGCGAGGGCTTCGTCTCCGAGGGTGCCGTGATCCCCTTCCCGGACGCGCTGACGGTCGCGGAGGTCCTGCGGGGCGGAGTGGCCGCGGCCCGCAGCCTCTTCGAGCGCGCGAGGCAGGAGACCGGGGTCCCGCTGGCGGAGGTGCGTCTGCTGGCGCCCCTCGTCCCGACCACGATCCGTGACTTCGTGGCCTTCGAGGAGCACGTCGAGGGGGTCAGCGCCGGCGTCGAGGGCAAGAGCGACGTGCCGGCCGAATGGCACGAGGCGCCGACCTTCTACTTCACGAACCCGCACACGGTGCGCGCGACCGGCGACGTCGTCGCGGTGCCCGAGACGCGACGTCTCGATTTCGAGCTGGAGCTGGCCGCCGTCATCGGCGGTGTCGACGGCTCGACCGGGGAGAACCTGGACGTGGATGCGGCGGCATCCCACATCTTCGGTTACACCGTGATGAACGACTGGTCGGCTCGGGACCTGCAGGCGCGGGAGATGAAGGTGCGGCTGGGGCCGGCGAAGGGCAAAGACTTCGGGATGACGCTGGGGCCCTGGATCGTCACCGCCGACGAGCTGGATCCGTACCTCGACGGCGAGGGCTTCCTGGCCGTGCGGGCCGAGGTGTACGTCAACGGGGCGCTCGTCGGCGAGGACCTCGTGTCGAACATGGGCTGGCCCTTCCCCGAGCTCGTGGCCTACGCGGCACGCAACTCCGTCGTCGTGCCCGGTGACGTGCTGGGTTCGGGCACCGTCGGCAACGGCGGATGCCTCGGCGAGCTGTGGGGCCGCGGCAGCGCCCTCCCGCCGCTGGAGCCGGGTGACGAGGTGCGCATGCTGATCGAGGGCGTCGGGGAGATCGTGAACGTCGTGGGTGAGCGCGTGCCGGCGCCGGCCATCCCCCGGGCCCGGACGCGCCCGCGGTTGCGGCACCGCTGA
- a CDS encoding MBL fold metallo-hydrolase, whose protein sequence is MAQDNSRDAAPRMEQIADRVWAYIQPDGGWMINNMGLIDGPDGATSIDVTSTEQRTRDYLRAVSGVTDSPVRRVVLTHSHPDHCNGASLLPDAEIIAHRTVAADLRRPHAMAAHIFDPYVQGDVQPRLPTIVFDESLTIAPGDQRIEVRHPGGPAHTPGDAFVWLPQERVLFTGDLVFHGGTPFVLSGSPAGWLRALDQMAALEPATVVPGHGPVGGPELFEPVADYLRFLMGAAADAHARGLTAAEAARGLDLGRFAELAETERIVGNLHRVLAELDGGHPDFAAAWQDMYEYNGSRPLSCHA, encoded by the coding sequence ATGGCTCAGGACAATTCTCGGGATGCCGCGCCCCGGATGGAGCAGATCGCCGACCGGGTATGGGCGTACATCCAGCCCGACGGCGGCTGGATGATCAACAACATGGGGCTGATCGACGGCCCCGACGGGGCGACGAGCATCGATGTCACCTCCACGGAGCAGCGCACCCGTGACTACCTGCGCGCCGTCTCCGGCGTGACCGATTCCCCGGTGCGCCGCGTGGTGCTCACGCACTCCCACCCCGACCACTGCAACGGCGCATCCCTGCTCCCGGATGCCGAGATCATCGCGCACCGGACGGTCGCGGCGGACCTCCGTCGCCCGCACGCGATGGCCGCGCACATCTTCGATCCCTACGTACAGGGTGACGTGCAGCCCCGTCTGCCCACGATCGTCTTCGACGAGTCCCTGACGATCGCGCCGGGCGATCAGCGGATCGAGGTGCGCCACCCGGGCGGGCCCGCCCACACGCCGGGCGACGCGTTCGTCTGGCTCCCGCAGGAGCGGGTGCTGTTCACGGGGGACCTCGTCTTCCACGGGGGCACGCCCTTCGTGCTGTCCGGCTCGCCCGCGGGATGGCTGCGGGCGCTCGATCAGATGGCCGCGCTCGAGCCGGCCACGGTGGTCCCCGGGCACGGGCCCGTCGGCGGACCCGAGCTCTTCGAGCCGGTCGCGGACTATCTGCGGTTCCTGATGGGTGCGGCCGCCGATGCCCACGCGCGGGGGCTCACCGCGGCGGAGGCGGCGCGGGGTCTGGATCTCGGCAGGTTCGCGGAGCTCGCGGAGACCGAGCGCATCGTCGGCAACCTGCACCGGGTCCTCGCCGAGCTGGACGGCGGCCACCCCGATTTCGCGGCGGCGTGGCAGGACATGTACGAGTACAACGGATCGCGCCCGCTCTCCTGCCATGCGTAG
- a CDS encoding IclR family transcriptional regulator domain-containing protein — protein sequence MTQGSPAADAAASGEFVQSLARGLAVIRAFDAENPDLSLSDVARRTGLTRAAARRFLHTLEALGYVRSDGRLFALTPRVLELGFSYLSALSLPEIVQPHLETLSRAVEESVSAAVLDGTDIVYVARVATRRIMSVSITIGTRFPAYATSMGRVLLAGLPDAERDRALDASARLHLTDRTLTEPGDLRAELDAVRARGWALVDGELEPGLRSIAAPVHGRDGTVVAAINVSTSATRGSVADVVENHLPRLLATASAIDTDLRLR from the coding sequence ATGACTCAGGGATCACCGGCGGCGGATGCCGCGGCATCCGGGGAGTTCGTCCAGTCGCTCGCCCGCGGGCTCGCGGTCATCCGCGCCTTCGACGCGGAGAACCCGGACCTCTCGCTCAGTGATGTGGCCCGGCGCACGGGCCTCACCCGGGCCGCGGCGCGCCGATTCCTGCACACGCTCGAGGCGCTCGGCTACGTCCGCAGCGACGGGCGCCTGTTCGCGCTGACGCCGCGCGTGCTCGAACTCGGCTTCAGCTACCTCTCCGCACTGTCCTTGCCGGAGATCGTGCAACCGCACCTGGAGACGCTGTCCCGCGCGGTCGAGGAGAGCGTATCGGCGGCCGTCCTGGACGGTACCGACATCGTCTACGTCGCACGCGTGGCGACGCGGCGCATCATGAGCGTCAGCATCACGATCGGCACCCGCTTCCCCGCGTATGCGACCAGCATGGGGCGCGTGCTGCTCGCGGGGCTCCCGGATGCCGAACGCGATCGCGCGCTCGACGCTTCCGCACGTCTGCACCTCACCGACCGCACGCTCACGGAGCCGGGCGACCTGCGCGCCGAGCTGGATGCAGTGCGCGCGCGCGGCTGGGCGCTCGTGGACGGGGAGCTCGAGCCGGGGCTGCGATCCATCGCGGCCCCCGTGCACGGCCGCGACGGCACGGTCGTGGCGGCGATCAACGTCTCCACGAGCGCCACCCGCGGCAGCGTGGCGGACGTGGTCGAGAACCACCTGCCGCGCCTGCTGGCCACCGCATCCGCCATCGACACCGACCTGCGCCTGCGCTGA
- a CDS encoding thiolase family protein: MTSTYIYDAVRTPFGRAGGALSGTRPDDLAALVMKATVERTGLDPARIADVIFGDANQAGEDNRNVARFGALLAGFPTSVTGVTVNRLCASSVEAVVQGSRAIESGDAEIVLAGGVESMSRAPFVVEKSPRPWPSVGNQTMWNTSIGWRMINKALPTHWTISNGASAEKIAGEWGISREAQDEFAVRSHRLAAEAWAAGVYDGEIVQVPGAELARDEGIRDDTSVEKLARLKALFAEDGTVTAGNSSSINDGASAVLLAGEGVLEGEPLARIAGRGAHGVDPDQFPIAPIEAANKALARAGKTWADVDFVELNEAFASQSLACLAGWPDLDPAKLNIHGGALAIGHPLGASGGRIIGHAAHELARRGGGVAVAAICIGVGQGLAVVLER; the protein is encoded by the coding sequence ATGACCTCCACCTACATCTACGACGCCGTCCGCACCCCGTTCGGCCGTGCCGGCGGCGCCCTGTCCGGCACCCGTCCCGACGACCTCGCCGCCCTCGTGATGAAGGCGACGGTCGAACGCACCGGACTCGACCCCGCCCGCATCGCCGACGTCATCTTCGGTGACGCCAACCAGGCGGGGGAGGACAACCGCAACGTCGCACGCTTCGGGGCGCTGCTCGCCGGGTTCCCGACGTCCGTCACGGGGGTCACGGTGAACCGGCTGTGCGCGTCCTCGGTCGAGGCCGTCGTCCAGGGCTCGCGTGCCATCGAGTCCGGGGATGCCGAGATCGTGCTCGCCGGCGGCGTCGAGTCGATGAGCCGTGCGCCGTTCGTCGTCGAGAAGTCGCCCCGCCCGTGGCCCTCGGTGGGCAACCAGACGATGTGGAACACGTCCATCGGCTGGCGGATGATCAACAAGGCGCTGCCGACGCACTGGACGATCTCGAACGGCGCATCCGCCGAGAAGATCGCCGGCGAGTGGGGGATCTCCCGCGAGGCGCAGGACGAGTTCGCCGTGCGTTCGCACCGCCTGGCCGCCGAGGCCTGGGCGGCGGGCGTGTACGACGGTGAGATCGTGCAGGTGCCCGGTGCCGAGCTCGCCCGCGACGAAGGCATCCGCGACGACACCTCCGTCGAGAAGCTCGCCCGTCTCAAGGCGCTCTTCGCCGAGGACGGGACCGTGACCGCGGGCAACTCCTCGTCGATCAACGACGGGGCATCCGCCGTGCTCCTGGCCGGGGAGGGTGTGCTGGAGGGTGAGCCGCTGGCGCGGATCGCCGGCCGCGGCGCGCACGGGGTCGACCCGGACCAGTTCCCGATCGCCCCCATCGAGGCGGCCAACAAGGCGCTCGCGCGGGCCGGCAAGACGTGGGCGGATGTGGACTTCGTCGAGCTCAACGAGGCGTTCGCCTCGCAGTCCCTCGCCTGCCTGGCGGGATGGCCCGACCTGGATCCCGCGAAGCTGAACATCCACGGCGGAGCCCTCGCGATCGGTCACCCGCTCGGTGCCTCCGGAGGCCGCATCATCGGTCACGCGGCGCACGAACTCGCCCGCCGTGGCGGAGGTGTCGCGGTCGCGGCGATCTGCATCGGGGTGGGTCAGGGTCTGGCCGTGGTGCTGGAGCGCTGA
- a CDS encoding 3-oxoacid CoA-transferase subunit B, with protein MTTRISRNDLAARIAADIPEGSYVNLGIGAPTLVANFLPEDEEIILHTENGLLGMGRAPEPGRIDPDLINAGKQPVTALPGAAYFHHADSFAMMRGGHLDVCVLGAFQVAQNGDLANWSTGEPGAIPAVGGAMDLAIGAKDVYVMTDLLTKTGGSKLVAECTYPLTGVGCVSRVYTDHAVFDVTPDGFAVRELFGDNTVAELRELTGLDLIDATVPVPDAGAVSAAPGRVGPSATSDEGNDR; from the coding sequence ATGACCACCCGGATCTCCCGCAACGACCTGGCCGCGCGCATCGCCGCCGACATCCCCGAGGGCTCGTACGTCAACCTCGGCATCGGCGCCCCGACGCTCGTCGCGAACTTCCTGCCGGAGGATGAGGAGATCATCCTGCACACCGAGAACGGTCTGCTCGGGATGGGGCGGGCCCCCGAGCCGGGGCGGATCGACCCCGATCTGATCAACGCCGGCAAGCAGCCCGTGACGGCTCTCCCGGGCGCCGCGTACTTCCATCACGCGGACTCGTTCGCGATGATGCGCGGGGGACACCTCGACGTCTGCGTGCTGGGCGCGTTCCAGGTCGCGCAGAACGGCGACCTCGCCAACTGGTCCACCGGCGAACCGGGGGCGATCCCGGCCGTGGGTGGCGCGATGGATCTCGCGATCGGCGCGAAGGACGTCTACGTCATGACGGACCTCCTCACCAAGACGGGCGGATCGAAGCTCGTCGCCGAGTGCACCTACCCCTTGACCGGTGTCGGCTGCGTCTCGCGCGTCTACACCGACCACGCCGTCTTCGACGTGACACCGGATGGCTTCGCCGTCCGCGAGCTGTTCGGTGACAACACCGTGGCCGAGCTCCGGGAACTGACCGGACTCGACCTGATCGATGCGACGGTCCCCGTGCCCGACGCCGGTGCGGTATCCGCAGCCCCCGGGCGCGTGGGCCCGTCCGCGACATCCGATGAAGGGAACGACCGATGA
- a CDS encoding 3-oxoacid CoA-transferase subunit A: MIDKTVPDVDAAVAGITDGATVMIGGFGRAGQPVELIDALIAQGASELTIVNNNAGNGDLGLAALLAKKRVRKIICSFPRQSDSWVFDGLYRAGEIELELVPQGNLAERIRAAGAGVGAFFSPTGVGTQLADGKETREIDGRTYVLEYPIKADFALVSGLRADRWGNVVYRETARNFGPIMATAATTTIVQVDGIVPLGELAPETVVTPGIFVDRVVAVGERAWLRDGEFVGGVDIEGRPLAAASEAKEDAR, encoded by the coding sequence GTGATCGACAAGACCGTCCCGGACGTCGACGCCGCGGTCGCAGGGATCACCGACGGTGCCACCGTCATGATCGGCGGGTTCGGCCGCGCCGGCCAGCCCGTGGAACTCATCGACGCTCTCATCGCGCAGGGTGCGAGCGAGCTGACCATCGTCAACAACAACGCCGGCAACGGCGACCTCGGTCTCGCGGCACTCCTCGCGAAGAAGCGCGTCCGCAAGATCATCTGCTCCTTCCCCCGCCAGTCCGACTCCTGGGTCTTCGACGGTCTCTACCGCGCAGGGGAGATCGAGCTGGAACTCGTCCCGCAGGGCAACCTCGCCGAGCGCATCCGCGCCGCCGGTGCGGGCGTCGGTGCGTTCTTCTCGCCCACCGGTGTGGGCACGCAGCTCGCGGACGGCAAGGAGACCCGGGAGATCGACGGGCGTACCTACGTGCTCGAGTACCCCATCAAGGCCGACTTCGCGCTCGTGAGCGGGCTTCGCGCCGATCGCTGGGGCAATGTGGTCTACCGCGAGACCGCCCGGAACTTCGGGCCGATCATGGCCACCGCCGCGACGACCACCATCGTGCAGGTGGACGGCATCGTGCCCCTCGGCGAGCTCGCTCCCGAGACCGTCGTCACCCCCGGCATCTTCGTCGACCGCGTCGTCGCCGTGGGTGAGCGGGCATGGCTGCGCGACGGGGAGTTCGTCGGCGGCGTCGACATCGAGGGTCGCCCGCTGGCGGCCGCATCCGAAGCGAAGGAGGACGCACGATGA